A single window of Gammaproteobacteria bacterium DNA harbors:
- the crcB gene encoding fluoride efflux transporter CrcB, translating to MTQTLAIAAGGALGSVLRFWMSGWTHGLLGRGFPYGTLLVNVLGCLLMGVLFVWLTERVSMAPVWRAGLLIGVLGGFTTFSAFSMETLNLLEEGAQVKALFNVVLSVVVCLGATWIGMTVARQL from the coding sequence GTGACACAAACACTTGCCATTGCCGCAGGCGGCGCACTGGGCTCGGTGCTGCGCTTCTGGATGTCCGGCTGGACACACGGACTGCTGGGGCGTGGCTTCCCTTATGGCACGCTGCTGGTGAATGTGCTGGGGTGTTTGCTCATGGGTGTGTTGTTTGTGTGGCTCACCGAGCGCGTGAGTATGGCGCCCGTCTGGCGTGCCGGGCTATTAATAGGTGTGTTGGGCGGGTTTACCACCTTTTCTGCATTTTCGATGGAGACGCTTAATCTGCTGGAGGAAGGTGCGCAGGTAAAGGCGTTGTTCAATGTCGTGTTAAGTGTAGTCGTATGTCTGGGTGCCACATGGATTGGCATGACCGTCGCAAGACAGCTATGA
- a CDS encoding replication-associated recombination protein A, producing MTNNDPSRPLADRMRPQRLEDFCGQSHLLGSGKPLQLAIASGHVHSMVFWGPPGTGKTTLARLIAKTSNAQFLSLSAVLAGVKDIREAVVKAEQARALGQSTVLFVDEVHRFNKSQQDAFLPYVENGTFTFIGATTENPSFELNSALLSRARVYVLKALQPSDIRQVVERALSDPEQGLGGQQLEMAEALRDRLALAADGDARRALNLLEIAADLVEPQDGQAVITEELLNEVLSGGSTRRFDKYGEAFYDQISALHKSVRGSAPDAALYWMARMLDGGCDPLYIARRVLRMASEDIGNADPRALTIAREAWDVLERLGSPEGELALAQAVVYMACAAKSNAVYTAFGAALRDAREQGSLEVPLHLRNAPTRLMKELDYGKDYRYAHDEGEGYAAGERYFPEALGSKIYYHPVARGLEIKIAEKLAHLRALDRQAPDTRKK from the coding sequence ATGACTAATAACGACCCCAGCCGCCCACTTGCTGACCGCATGCGGCCTCAGCGGTTGGAGGATTTCTGTGGCCAGTCACATCTGCTCGGCTCCGGTAAACCGTTGCAGCTGGCCATTGCATCCGGCCATGTGCACTCCATGGTGTTCTGGGGGCCGCCGGGTACCGGCAAGACCACGCTCGCGCGCCTGATTGCAAAAACATCCAACGCGCAATTCCTGAGCCTCTCGGCTGTGTTGGCGGGGGTGAAGGATATCCGCGAAGCCGTCGTCAAGGCAGAACAGGCGCGCGCACTGGGTCAGAGTACGGTGTTGTTTGTCGACGAAGTGCACCGCTTCAATAAATCGCAACAGGATGCCTTTCTGCCGTATGTGGAAAACGGCACCTTCACCTTTATCGGCGCGACCACGGAAAATCCGTCGTTCGAGCTCAACAGTGCCTTGTTGTCACGCGCCCGTGTGTATGTGCTGAAGGCGTTGCAGCCATCTGATATCCGGCAGGTGGTGGAGCGTGCGTTGTCCGACCCGGAGCAGGGGCTCGGCGGGCAGCAACTGGAGATGGCGGAAGCATTGCGCGACCGGCTGGCGCTGGCCGCTGACGGCGATGCGCGTCGCGCTTTGAACCTGCTGGAGATTGCCGCTGATCTGGTTGAGCCGCAGGATGGGCAGGCGGTCATCACCGAAGAGCTATTGAATGAAGTTCTGAGTGGCGGCAGCACGCGCCGCTTCGACAAATACGGCGAGGCGTTTTACGACCAGATTTCCGCGCTGCATAAATCGGTGCGCGGTTCCGCACCCGATGCTGCACTGTACTGGATGGCGCGCATGCTGGATGGTGGTTGCGATCCGCTCTATATCGCGCGGCGGGTATTGCGCATGGCGAGTGAAGACATCGGCAATGCCGACCCGCGTGCGCTCACTATCGCCCGCGAGGCGTGGGATGTATTGGAGCGGCTGGGTAGCCCCGAGGGTGAGTTGGCGCTGGCGCAGGCCGTGGTTTATATGGCGTGCGCCGCCAAGAGCAATGCCGTTTATACGGCATTCGGTGCTGCACTGCGTGACGCGCGCGAACAGGGGTCGCTGGAAGTGCCGCTGCATCTGCGCAATGCCCCCACCCGCTTGATGAAGGAGCTCGATTACGGCAAGGATTACCGCTACGCCCACGATGAGGGCGAGGGCTATGCCGCAGGCGAGCGGTATTTTCCGGAGGCACTGGGCAGCAAAATCTATTATCATCCTGTAGCACGCGGGCTGGAAATCAAGATCGCCGAGAAATTGGCCCATTTGCGTGCACTTGACCGGCAAGCGCCCGATACCAGGAAAAAATAG
- a CDS encoding YbdD/YjiX family protein codes for MFRCKLVVLINAIRELSGDDAYERYLVHHAEAHPDTPPLDRGAYFRQEQDRKWTGIRRCC; via the coding sequence ATGTTCAGGTGCAAACTTGTTGTATTGATAAATGCTATCCGCGAGCTCAGCGGGGATGATGCCTATGAGCGTTATCTGGTTCATCACGCCGAGGCCCATCCGGACACACCGCCACTGGATAGGGGTGCCTACTTCCGGCAGGAGCAGGATCGCAAGTGGACGGGCATACGGCGGTGTTGCTAG